The Clostridium sporogenes region CTTTATTTCTTTTCTTAATAATAAAGAATATTATTGCTCCTAATAATAGTAATACACCCAAGCCTATAGCAGTGAATAATTTTATTCTTTCTTTTGTCTTTTTAGCTTTTTCCATATCTTCTAAATCTTTTTTCACTTTATCCTTAGCCGCTGTATCAAATGGAAGTCCCTCTATACTTATAGCATCTCCCCTTTTTTCATCATAACCTATAGCAGATACAGCTAAATTTCTAACAGCAGTTCTAGTTTCTTCATCTATATTTCCATCTAAAACAATAGATGCTGTTAGTCTTTTTACAGAACCTGGAGCCTTTATACTATCTTGTTGAGTTTTTGATATTTCATAATTTTTAGTAATTTCATCTCTAGTAGAGGTTTCACTACCATTATTATTTTGTGTAGTTCTATTTACCATATTATTATCTACTACACTACCATTTGTATTATTTCCACCGGCATTATTTTGATTTTTCTCTTTAATGCTGTGTTCGCTAACTACTACATTTTTAGGATCATAGGTTACAGAATTAGTTTTAACCGCATCAAAATCTAAATCTGTGTTAATATTAACTTTAACCTTGTCCTTGCCATATACAGCTTCTAACATACTGACTAGTCTATTTTGAAGATCTTTTTCATAATTTTTTTGAAGTTGTTGTTGTTTTTCTGCTGAAGTTGTAGCCTCTTCTAGACTTCCTGAAGCATCAAATAAATTTTTTGTAAGAAGATTCATGTTATTATCAATTACTTCTACATTTTCTTTTGGAATATTTTTTACACTTCCACTTACTAAAGCTACTATAGATTTAACTTGTTCTTTGCTAATTGTTTGTCCTTGTTTTAAGTTTAAAGTAACCGATGCTCTACCTGGCTGTGTTTCCTTTACAAAAGCAGTCTCTTCAGGGAGCACTAAATGAACTCTACTATTATCTACCTGTGGAAATCCCTTTATAGTTCGCTCTAACTCTCCTTGAAGGGCTCTTTGATAATTTATTTTCATTTCTTGATCTGTTTCTCCAAATTGACTTTTATCTAATATTTCAAATCCTTGGCTACCATTAGTTAATGGGACCTCAGATAACATTTGCATTCTTAGTTCATCAACTTGATCCTTAGGTACTAATATATTATTCCCTTCTACCTTAGCTTCAACTTTCTTGTCCTTTAATTTTTGAAGTACCGCCCCAGAATCATTAGAATCCATATTGGAAAATAAAACTGCATATTTTGTTTTACCGAAATAAAGAGATAATGCAATAATAGATGTTATAATTCCTAAAAATATTATAGAAAAAGCTATTTTCTTTACTTTACTTAACCCTGTCCACTTTTCTTTTAACCCTTTTAAAAACTCCTTTAGCTTATTCATCGAAAGCTCCCCTTACTATAATTGCATTCTACTTAATTCTTGATAAGCTTCTACTAGCTTGTTTCTAACTTGAACTGCTAACTCCATGGACATTTTAGCTTCTTCTGCATTCAGCATTACATTATGTATATCTGTCTCTTCTCCTTTTATAAAGGCCTCTGTACTACTATCTGCTTTAACTTGTTTTGCATTTACTCCATCTAATTTATCTTTTAGTACCTCACTAAAACTAACTTTTTCCCCGTTTTCTATTTTTTCATTTTCATTTATAAAGTTTTTTCCAAAGTTATCAAAAACTTTAATATTGGGTACGAATTCATTTACTCTCATAATCAACTCTCCTATTTACCAATTTCCAACGCTTTTCCAAACATTGATTTTTCTGCATTCATAACTGTTACATTTGCTTCATAGGTACGTACTGAAGCCATCATATCTGCCATCTCATTTAATACATTTACGTTAGGCATAGATACATACCCCTCCGCATCTGCATCTGGATGGGATGGATCATACATTTTTCTTACAGGAGAAGAATCTTCCACTATACCTGTAGCTTTAACTCCATAAAGTT contains the following coding sequences:
- the fliF gene encoding flagellar basal-body MS-ring/collar protein FliF, with protein sequence MNKLKEFLKGLKEKWTGLSKVKKIAFSIIFLGIITSIIALSLYFGKTKYAVLFSNMDSNDSGAVLQKLKDKKVEAKVEGNNILVPKDQVDELRMQMLSEVPLTNGSQGFEILDKSQFGETDQEMKINYQRALQGELERTIKGFPQVDNSRVHLVLPEETAFVKETQPGRASVTLNLKQGQTISKEQVKSIVALVSGSVKNIPKENVEVIDNNMNLLTKNLFDASGSLEEATTSAEKQQQLQKNYEKDLQNRLVSMLEAVYGKDKVKVNINTDLDFDAVKTNSVTYDPKNVVVSEHSIKEKNQNNAGGNNTNGSVVDNNMVNRTTQNNNGSETSTRDEITKNYEISKTQQDSIKAPGSVKRLTASIVLDGNIDEETRTAVRNLAVSAIGYDEKRGDAISIEGLPFDTAAKDKVKKDLEDMEKAKKTKERIKLFTAIGLGVLLLLGAIIFFIIKKRNKDEEYEEDEEGLDILIDDSGSETKQIPKFKPIDLEAQDEKTHVENEIRKYAKDKPDQVAEIIKSWLAEDER
- the flgC gene encoding flagellar basal body rod protein FlgC, whose protein sequence is MIKAFDTMRISASGLSAERLRMDTIASNIANATTTRTESGGPYKRKIAVFEENLNNELNKKNGTNEKKLYGVKATGIVEDSSPVRKMYDPSHPDADAEGYVSMPNVNVLNEMADMMASVRTYEANVTVMNAEKSMFGKALEIGK
- the fliE gene encoding flagellar hook-basal body complex protein FliE yields the protein MRVNEFVPNIKVFDNFGKNFINENEKIENGEKVSFSEVLKDKLDGVNAKQVKADSSTEAFIKGEETDIHNVMLNAEEAKMSMELAVQVRNKLVEAYQELSRMQL